From one Actinomycetes bacterium genomic stretch:
- a CDS encoding acetyl-CoA acetyltransferase, translating to MTDETRVPVLIGAGQSIERDATVSALDLAERAAGAALDDAGGIEGAIDRVSVVNMLSRVGPAPATDLAARLGIAGATCEATVVGGNTPQALVNRAAVDISAGRISGTLIAGAEAMRSARTGEKVPSGGKADEADPVLGQDRLGVGESEMSVGLLVPAHIYAMVDSAVAHREGRTGAEHRKALGDLMAPFTEVAAKHPWAWFPEPLNAASIAEVTEANRVVAEPYTKKMCAFLNVDQGAAVIVSSLAAARAAGLADQAVFVAAGADAVDVWEPTARPDIAASPAIAAAAGGVMDAAGLAIDEIELLDLYSCFPAAVQLAAEAIGIHPATTDRQLTLTGGLPYFGGPGNNYSTHAIATAAGLLREGASNALIGALGWYVTKHSYGLYTSAPPASGYAAVDLAGEQKAIDESARTIVGPGEDIDTPGIVVAATQGTDRDGNTTSAPVIADLPDGRRAVAAAADPASAPVDIVGRAVHLRGQTWSEVNR from the coding sequence ATGACTGACGAAACGAGGGTTCCGGTACTGATCGGCGCAGGCCAGTCGATCGAGCGTGACGCAACCGTGTCTGCGCTCGACCTCGCCGAGCGCGCTGCGGGTGCCGCCCTTGACGACGCCGGCGGGATCGAGGGCGCAATCGACCGCGTGAGCGTGGTCAACATGCTCTCGCGGGTAGGCCCCGCACCGGCCACCGACCTCGCGGCCAGGCTCGGTATCGCCGGGGCCACGTGCGAAGCCACGGTCGTCGGTGGCAACACACCGCAGGCCCTGGTCAACAGGGCCGCGGTCGACATCTCGGCCGGCCGGATCAGCGGCACGCTCATCGCAGGTGCCGAAGCGATGCGTTCCGCCCGCACCGGTGAGAAGGTACCGAGCGGCGGCAAGGCCGACGAAGCAGATCCAGTGCTGGGCCAGGACCGACTCGGTGTCGGTGAGTCCGAGATGTCAGTCGGGCTGCTCGTGCCCGCGCACATCTACGCCATGGTCGACTCGGCGGTCGCCCACCGCGAGGGCCGCACCGGCGCCGAGCACCGCAAGGCGCTCGGCGACCTGATGGCGCCGTTCACCGAGGTCGCGGCGAAGCACCCCTGGGCGTGGTTCCCCGAGCCACTCAACGCCGCGTCGATCGCCGAAGTCACCGAGGCCAACAGGGTGGTTGCCGAGCCCTACACGAAGAAGATGTGCGCGTTCCTGAACGTGGATCAGGGCGCCGCGGTCATCGTCAGCTCGCTGGCAGCCGCCCGCGCAGCAGGACTCGCCGACCAGGCGGTGTTCGTGGCCGCGGGCGCCGACGCAGTCGACGTGTGGGAACCCACCGCACGACCCGACATCGCCGCCTCGCCTGCAATCGCCGCAGCCGCCGGTGGCGTCATGGACGCCGCAGGCCTGGCCATCGACGAGATCGAGTTGCTCGACCTCTACTCCTGCTTTCCCGCCGCTGTGCAACTGGCGGCCGAGGCCATCGGCATCCACCCCGCCACGACCGACCGGCAACTGACCCTCACGGGGGGACTCCCCTACTTCGGAGGCCCGGGCAACAACTACTCCACGCACGCCATCGCAACCGCTGCGGGCCTGTTGCGCGAAGGCGCATCCAACGCCCTCATCGGTGCGCTCGGCTGGTACGTGACCAAGCACAGCTACGGGCTGTACACCTCCGCGCCACCGGCGAGCGGCTATGCCGCGGTCGACCTGGCCGGCGAGCAGAAGGCCATCGATGAAAGCGCCCGCACCATCGTCGGTCCGGGCGAGGACATCGACACCCCCGGGATCGTGGTCGCCGCCACGCAGGGCACCGACCGCGACGGCAACACAACCTCCGCCCCCGTCATCGCCGACCTGCCCGACGGCAGGCGAGCAGTCGCAGCGGCGGCCGATCCGGCGTCGGCCCCGGTCGACATCGTCGGAAGAGCCGTGCACCTGCGCGGTCAGACCTGGAGCGAGGTGAACCGATGA
- a CDS encoding phytanoyl-CoA dioxygenase family protein: MTAPALPSPHLERFERDGYTVLEGFFSRDECDRIVAEIEQTNFRLDLGAKDDGQLEYRPMMHLLSPGLQAVACDERWAPVVLPLVGDDAGARLYWEQAVFKPPHAHTELPWHQDNGYTPLVPEAYLTCWVAFDDADESNGCIHVIPGSHRNGTRSHVNDPGGSPFRVGNVESDEGAVAVPVSAGDVLLFSSLVMHRSGPNMTDGARRAWIIQYCGADALSALSGKALDDRLLLAQNGVWLAEPRRDREFDLVGVLANYDQG; this comes from the coding sequence ATGACCGCACCAGCGCTGCCGTCCCCGCACCTGGAGCGGTTCGAGCGCGACGGGTACACCGTGCTCGAAGGGTTCTTCAGCCGCGACGAATGCGACCGAATCGTCGCCGAGATCGAACAGACCAACTTCCGCCTCGACCTCGGCGCGAAGGACGACGGCCAACTCGAGTACCGCCCGATGATGCACCTCCTGTCACCCGGGTTGCAGGCGGTGGCCTGCGACGAGCGCTGGGCACCGGTGGTGCTACCACTGGTCGGCGACGACGCGGGCGCACGTCTCTACTGGGAGCAGGCCGTCTTCAAGCCCCCGCACGCGCACACCGAGCTGCCATGGCACCAGGACAACGGCTACACGCCGCTCGTCCCCGAGGCGTACCTCACCTGCTGGGTGGCCTTCGACGACGCGGATGAGTCAAACGGATGCATCCATGTGATCCCCGGCTCACACCGCAACGGCACCCGATCACACGTGAACGACCCCGGCGGCTCACCCTTCCGGGTCGGCAACGTGGAGTCCGACGAAGGCGCCGTGGCTGTGCCCGTGTCAGCCGGTGACGTGCTGCTGTTCTCCTCGCTCGTGATGCACCGCAGCGGCCCCAACATGACCGACGGGGCGAGGCGGGCGTGGATCATCCAGTACTGCGGAGCCGATGCGCTCTCAGCTCTGAGCGGCAAGGCTCTGGACGATCGCCTGCTGTTGGCCCAAAATGGCGTATGGCTGGCTGAACCGCGGCGGGATCGCGAGTTCGACTTGGTGGGGGTGCTGGCGAACTATGACCAGGGTTGA
- a CDS encoding nitronate monooxygenase, whose amino-acid sequence MRTEICDQLGIEFPIFAFTHCRDVVAAVSNAGGLGVLGAVGFSPEQLATELEWLDEHCHKPYGVDVVIPGKYEGMGELDPVKLEQDLQEMIPEEHRAFAKKILSDHGVPDMPDDEVAPALIGWTEATATPLVQEALRHDKVKLIANALGTPPPEIIKEIHDAGRLVAALCGSASQAGRHKNAGVDIIIAQGGEGGGHTGDVGSVVLWPEVIDAVAPTPVLAAGGIGSGRQMAAAMALGAQGVWTGSLWLTVEEADVPPKQMDSYLDATSRDTVRSRSFTGKPCRMLKNDWTEAWADEDTPDPLGMPLQFMVTGEAVARGHKYPEQAVDVNFNPVGQIVGSMNKVRRAGDVVIEMAEEYLECVERLEQLNARAV is encoded by the coding sequence ATGCGTACCGAGATCTGTGACCAGCTGGGAATCGAGTTCCCGATCTTCGCCTTCACCCACTGCCGCGACGTCGTCGCAGCTGTGTCCAACGCCGGGGGGCTCGGCGTGCTCGGGGCCGTGGGCTTCAGCCCCGAGCAGCTCGCCACCGAGCTCGAGTGGCTCGATGAGCACTGCCACAAGCCATACGGGGTCGACGTTGTCATCCCGGGCAAGTACGAGGGTATGGGCGAACTCGATCCGGTGAAGCTGGAGCAGGACCTCCAGGAGATGATCCCCGAGGAGCACCGGGCGTTCGCCAAGAAGATCCTGTCGGACCACGGCGTGCCCGACATGCCCGACGACGAAGTGGCCCCGGCGCTCATCGGCTGGACAGAGGCCACCGCCACGCCGCTCGTGCAGGAAGCGCTGCGCCACGACAAGGTCAAGCTGATCGCCAACGCCCTCGGCACCCCGCCGCCCGAGATCATCAAGGAGATCCACGACGCCGGTCGCCTGGTGGCCGCGCTGTGCGGATCCGCTTCGCAGGCCGGCCGGCACAAGAACGCCGGGGTCGACATCATCATCGCCCAGGGTGGCGAAGGCGGAGGCCACACCGGCGACGTCGGGTCTGTCGTGCTCTGGCCCGAGGTCATCGACGCAGTCGCGCCGACCCCCGTGCTGGCCGCGGGCGGCATCGGCTCCGGTCGCCAGATGGCAGCCGCCATGGCGCTCGGCGCACAGGGTGTGTGGACCGGCTCGCTCTGGCTCACCGTCGAGGAGGCCGACGTGCCTCCGAAGCAGATGGACAGCTACCTCGACGCCACTTCGCGCGACACGGTTCGCAGCCGCAGCTTCACCGGCAAGCCGTGCCGCATGCTCAAGAACGACTGGACGGAGGCCTGGGCCGACGAGGACACGCCCGACCCGCTCGGCATGCCGCTGCAATTCATGGTCACCGGTGAGGCTGTAGCCCGCGGCCACAAGTACCCCGAGCAGGCCGTGGACGTGAACTTCAACCCGGTAGGCCAGATCGTGGGTTCGATGAACAAGGTGCGCCGCGCGGGCGACGTCGTCATCGAGATGGCCGAGGAGTACCTGGAGTGCGTGGAGCGCCTGGAGCAGCTCAACGCCCGCGCCGTCTGA
- a CDS encoding NAD(P)/FAD-dependent oxidoreductase: MRFAVIGAGMAGILSAIKLTEAGFDEVTVYEKRERLGGTWNDNTYPGLACDVPSHLYSYSFAPNPEWSHHYSPGEEIRGYFEKVAGDHDIERMIRYGDEVVRAEYDDGRWHIETASGHTDTVDVVIAATGVLHHPRYPDIEGLDTFAGDRFHSARWDHDVDLTGKRVGVIGTGSTAVQIVSALVDEVAHLDMYQRTAQWILSLENPEYGEEEKQAFRDDPESMHKLHEELSDMFGNFANAVIDADSAHIKLIAAMCLENLEDNVHDDELRERLRPDYRAGCKRLVVSPTFYGAIQKPNVDLVTSGIERAEPEGIRTEDGELHELDVLVLATGFHVDAFMRPMVVTGRNGVKLDEVWADRPLAYMSISIPEFPNLFMLNGPNGPVGNFSLIEVSEYQFAYIEQLIECLTEGGAKEVCATREATDAFEAERVEAAQDTIWVTGCNSWYLDDRGVPAAWPWPFQHFRDIMQTPDMSAYELR, translated from the coding sequence ATGAGGTTCGCGGTAATCGGCGCAGGGATGGCGGGAATCCTGAGCGCGATAAAGCTCACCGAGGCCGGCTTCGATGAAGTGACGGTCTATGAGAAGCGCGAGCGGCTGGGTGGCACCTGGAACGACAACACCTACCCGGGTCTCGCATGCGACGTGCCCTCGCACCTGTACAGCTACAGCTTCGCCCCCAACCCGGAATGGAGCCACCACTACTCACCCGGCGAGGAGATCCGCGGGTACTTCGAGAAGGTGGCGGGCGACCACGACATCGAACGCATGATCCGCTACGGCGACGAGGTTGTCCGCGCCGAGTACGACGACGGCCGTTGGCACATCGAGACGGCATCGGGGCACACCGACACCGTGGATGTGGTGATCGCCGCCACCGGGGTGCTGCACCACCCGCGCTACCCCGACATCGAGGGCCTCGACACCTTCGCCGGCGACCGGTTCCATTCAGCGAGGTGGGATCACGACGTCGACCTGACCGGCAAGAGGGTGGGCGTGATCGGCACCGGGTCGACTGCCGTGCAGATCGTGAGCGCACTCGTCGACGAGGTCGCGCACCTCGACATGTACCAGCGCACCGCGCAGTGGATCCTGTCGCTGGAGAATCCCGAGTACGGCGAGGAGGAGAAACAGGCATTCCGCGACGACCCGGAATCGATGCACAAGCTTCACGAGGAGTTGTCCGACATGTTCGGCAACTTCGCCAACGCGGTCATCGACGCAGACTCAGCACACATCAAGCTGATAGCGGCGATGTGCCTGGAGAACCTCGAGGACAACGTCCACGACGATGAGCTGCGCGAACGCCTGCGGCCCGACTACCGCGCGGGCTGCAAGAGGCTCGTGGTGTCGCCCACGTTCTACGGCGCCATCCAGAAGCCGAATGTCGACCTCGTGACGTCCGGCATCGAACGGGCCGAACCAGAGGGCATCCGCACCGAAGACGGCGAGCTTCACGAGCTCGACGTGCTGGTGCTGGCCACCGGGTTCCATGTCGACGCCTTCATGCGTCCGATGGTGGTGACCGGGCGCAACGGCGTGAAGCTCGACGAGGTATGGGCCGACCGGCCGCTCGCCTACATGTCGATCTCGATCCCGGAGTTCCCCAACCTGTTCATGCTCAACGGGCCCAACGGCCCCGTTGGCAACTTCTCGCTGATCGAGGTGTCGGAGTACCAGTTCGCCTACATCGAGCAGCTGATCGAGTGCCTCACCGAGGGCGGTGCGAAGGAGGTCTGCGCCACCCGCGAGGCCACCGATGCGTTCGAGGCGGAGCGAGTCGAGGCCGCGCAGGACACGATCTGGGTGACCGGCTGCAACAGCTGGTACCTGGATGACCGAGGCGTGCCGGCAGCGTGGCCATGGCCGTTCCAGCACTTCCGCGACATCATGCAGACCCCGGATATGAGTGCTTACGAGTTGCGCTGA
- a CDS encoding GMC family oxidoreductase, with protein sequence MSSNEFDVCVIGSAFGGGPAALRAAEAGASVVVLEQGKRWDGRGDSHEFRQVQGDFGYYMDLFDLYAGVNPTTLAASVVIGGKGLGGGSLVYSMVSLRAPSFVFDDPAWPGAVDRAALDPFYERAEAQLGITQVQWTGNRPDDDWKLASRRDAMFAEVCRASAMSCDPVPVAVNESCENLGWCTTGCTKGAKTSVDVRYMQPAEDLGAEMRLGTKVASIQPADPGGQRRWKVTTLDMTSGDPTVVLADDVFVGAGAVGSAALLQASAHLLPGGISAQTGLNLSRGGDMMIPLVVPEDFGFDDMDMMPGKIIGSASFEHLFTPPPGMGDDWAPFIIEPMMILPVISSLIVADPDGQIGEGDMRTFGLGQKHLMQKWGTRLIHLGIMGVDGMDGRVSADRNGKVDVHFDLSPQTRKLFSSGKAAADHMAASIGGQRLPSWDEIRNDGLTIHPQGTCRMADSADIGVVDDRCRVFRSDGGVHEGLHVVDASTYSSPIAVNTSLTAAAISERAMSIWSAG encoded by the coding sequence GTGAGCAGCAACGAGTTCGACGTCTGCGTCATCGGCTCGGCGTTCGGCGGCGGGCCCGCCGCCCTGCGCGCCGCCGAGGCAGGCGCCTCGGTGGTGGTACTCGAACAGGGCAAGCGGTGGGACGGACGAGGCGACAGCCACGAGTTCCGCCAGGTGCAGGGTGACTTCGGCTACTACATGGACCTCTTCGACCTGTATGCGGGGGTCAACCCGACCACCCTGGCCGCATCGGTGGTCATCGGCGGCAAGGGACTCGGCGGCGGTTCGCTCGTCTACTCGATGGTGTCGCTGCGGGCCCCGAGCTTCGTCTTCGACGACCCGGCGTGGCCCGGTGCCGTCGACCGAGCCGCGCTCGACCCCTTCTACGAGCGGGCCGAGGCCCAACTGGGCATCACCCAGGTGCAGTGGACCGGCAACCGACCCGACGACGACTGGAAGCTGGCCTCACGGCGCGACGCGATGTTCGCGGAGGTGTGCCGGGCCTCGGCAATGAGCTGCGACCCCGTTCCGGTCGCTGTCAACGAGTCCTGTGAGAACCTCGGCTGGTGCACCACAGGCTGCACCAAGGGCGCCAAGACCTCCGTCGACGTCCGCTACATGCAGCCGGCCGAGGACCTGGGCGCCGAGATGCGCCTCGGAACCAAGGTGGCCTCGATCCAGCCGGCGGACCCGGGCGGGCAGCGGCGCTGGAAGGTCACCACCCTCGACATGACAAGCGGGGACCCCACAGTCGTATTGGCAGATGACGTATTCGTCGGCGCCGGTGCAGTCGGCTCTGCCGCGTTGTTGCAGGCGTCGGCACACCTCCTGCCCGGTGGCATCTCGGCGCAGACCGGGCTCAACCTGAGCCGCGGCGGCGACATGATGATCCCTCTGGTCGTCCCCGAGGACTTCGGCTTCGACGACATGGACATGATGCCCGGCAAGATCATCGGCTCGGCCTCCTTCGAGCACCTCTTCACCCCTCCGCCCGGGATGGGCGACGACTGGGCGCCGTTCATCATCGAGCCGATGATGATCCTTCCGGTCATCTCGTCGCTGATAGTGGCCGACCCCGACGGGCAGATCGGCGAGGGCGACATGCGCACTTTCGGACTCGGCCAGAAGCACTTGATGCAGAAGTGGGGCACCAGGCTGATCCATCTGGGAATCATGGGAGTCGACGGAATGGACGGCCGGGTGAGTGCCGACCGCAACGGCAAGGTCGACGTTCACTTCGACCTCTCGCCGCAGACCCGCAAGCTGTTCTCCTCGGGCAAGGCCGCCGCCGACCACATGGCGGCCTCGATCGGTGGGCAGCGGCTTCCCTCGTGGGACGAGATTCGCAACGACGGACTCACCATCCACCCGCAGGGCACATGCCGCATGGCCGACAGTGCGGACATCGGCGTGGTGGATGACCGGTGCAGGGTATTCAGGAGCGACGGTGGGGTCCATGAGGGCCTGCACGTCGTCGATGCCTCCACCTACAGCAGCCCCATTGCCGTCAACACGTCGCTCACCGCCGCTGCCATCTCGGAACGCGCCATGTCGATCTGGTCGGCGGGATGA
- a CDS encoding cytochrome P450 has product MKLDEIDLLDLDRFVRGEHHEMFRVLREEAPVHWHDEPDGTGFWSITKLHDLQEVNRDVDTFSSEIGGTQRIDVDEVGTAFDTRGQMLVDTDPPRHTRYRRIVNKGFTPRMIGLLEDHLRYRAELIVDDVIENGNCDFVADLAAELPLQAIAELMGVPQEDRHLIFEWSNTMIGSQDPDFAEDEEAPHEAAMALYAYSNALAAERRESPRDDIVTKLLNADIDGEALTELEFDMFMMLLSVAGNETTRTATAIGMNALFDHPEQMARLQANLDDDDYMLRATDEILRWSTPVLHFRRTAAADTEVRGQKIAKGDKVLIWHVSANRDEEAFDDPFTFDIERADNEHVAFGGGGAHFCLGANLARVELRIIFREVLSRIPDLAKTAEPKILRSNFVTGIKTLPVEFSTGARKHPVGASAGG; this is encoded by the coding sequence ATGAAACTCGACGAGATCGACCTGCTCGACCTCGACCGCTTCGTACGCGGCGAGCATCACGAGATGTTCAGGGTCCTGCGTGAAGAGGCTCCCGTGCACTGGCACGACGAACCCGATGGCACGGGTTTCTGGAGCATCACCAAGCTCCATGACCTCCAGGAGGTCAACCGCGACGTCGATACCTTCTCCTCGGAGATCGGCGGCACCCAGCGGATCGACGTCGACGAGGTGGGGACGGCGTTCGACACCCGCGGCCAGATGCTGGTCGACACCGACCCGCCCAGGCACACCCGCTACCGCCGCATAGTCAACAAGGGCTTCACCCCGCGCATGATCGGCCTGCTCGAGGACCATCTCCGGTACCGCGCGGAGCTGATCGTCGACGACGTCATCGAGAACGGCAACTGCGACTTCGTCGCCGACCTGGCTGCCGAGCTCCCCCTGCAGGCGATCGCGGAGCTGATGGGGGTGCCCCAGGAAGACCGGCACCTGATCTTCGAGTGGTCCAACACGATGATCGGCTCCCAGGACCCCGACTTCGCGGAGGACGAGGAGGCACCGCATGAGGCCGCAATGGCGCTCTACGCATACTCCAACGCCCTCGCTGCGGAGCGCCGCGAGTCCCCGCGAGACGACATCGTCACCAAGCTCCTGAACGCCGACATCGACGGTGAGGCGCTGACGGAGCTCGAGTTCGACATGTTCATGATGTTGCTGTCGGTCGCGGGCAACGAGACGACCCGAACAGCAACCGCGATCGGCATGAACGCCTTGTTCGACCACCCCGAGCAGATGGCCAGGCTCCAGGCCAACCTGGATGACGACGACTACATGCTGCGCGCCACCGACGAGATCCTCCGCTGGTCCACCCCGGTGCTGCACTTCCGCCGCACCGCCGCGGCCGACACCGAGGTGCGCGGCCAGAAGATCGCCAAGGGCGACAAGGTGCTCATCTGGCACGTGTCAGCCAACCGGGACGAGGAGGCGTTCGATGACCCGTTCACCTTCGACATCGAACGGGCCGACAACGAACACGTCGCCTTCGGCGGTGGCGGCGCCCATTTCTGTCTGGGCGCCAACCTGGCTCGTGTCGAGCTGCGGATCATCTTCCGCGAAGTGCTCTCACGGATTCCCGACCTCGCCAAGACAGCGGAGCCCAAGATCCTTCGGTCCAACTTCGTGACCGGCATCAAGACACTGCCGGTCGAATTCTCCACCGGCGCCCGCAAGCACCCGGTGGGGGCTTCGGCGGGCGGCTGA
- a CDS encoding cytochrome P450, which translates to MTNNGTNNGVDFAEVDFTDAKAYDDPYEMYAWLRSLDHLHYDEANDLYIAPRYEDVFHISRNHELYCSGEGVRPKIAGEMSLITLDGDEHLRQRRLINQGFTPRQVRALIPHVRDLTNQTIDAIADKGEIDFVEDFAIHVPLIIICEMMGLDPEQRLKMYRWSDAMMDGDGHVEADDPVLQAAAQSFGEYAEMCIELIAERRAMAESGEKKDDLITTLTQAFDEGALEREPHELAIQGVDEEEYAKMQEAKGSLDDEDLISFLVILLVAGNETTRNAISGGMLALSRFPEQKKLLLDNLDNDEFMDVAVDEIIRFVSPVLTFIRTVTEDHTYRGTDLKKGDRVLMIYSSANRDPEAISHPDELDLTRQSDHLAFGIGKHYCLGANLARMEVKTVFQELLKRLPDIEVPEGIDVPRGDSSLVLALQEMPAEFTKCPVAH; encoded by the coding sequence ATGACCAACAACGGGACCAACAACGGAGTCGACTTCGCGGAGGTCGACTTCACCGACGCCAAGGCCTACGACGATCCCTACGAGATGTACGCCTGGCTGCGCAGCCTCGACCACCTGCACTACGACGAGGCCAACGACCTCTACATCGCCCCGCGCTACGAGGACGTGTTCCACATCTCGCGCAACCACGAGCTGTACTGCTCCGGCGAAGGCGTACGACCCAAGATCGCCGGCGAGATGTCACTCATCACTCTTGACGGCGACGAGCACCTCCGCCAGCGCCGCCTCATCAACCAGGGCTTCACGCCCCGCCAGGTACGGGCGCTCATTCCGCACGTCCGTGACCTGACCAACCAGACGATCGACGCCATCGCCGACAAGGGTGAGATCGACTTCGTCGAGGACTTCGCGATCCACGTTCCCCTGATCATCATCTGCGAGATGATGGGCCTCGACCCCGAACAGCGCCTCAAGATGTACCGCTGGAGCGACGCCATGATGGACGGCGACGGCCACGTGGAGGCCGACGACCCGGTGCTCCAGGCAGCCGCTCAGTCATTCGGTGAGTACGCCGAGATGTGCATAGAACTCATCGCCGAGCGCAGGGCCATGGCCGAGTCGGGTGAGAAGAAGGACGACCTGATCACCACCCTCACCCAGGCCTTCGACGAAGGCGCCCTCGAGCGGGAGCCCCACGAACTCGCCATCCAGGGTGTGGATGAAGAGGAATACGCAAAGATGCAGGAGGCCAAGGGCTCACTGGACGACGAGGACCTCATCTCATTCCTCGTGATCCTGCTCGTGGCCGGCAACGAGACCACCCGCAACGCGATCTCCGGTGGCATGCTCGCCCTGTCGCGGTTCCCGGAGCAGAAGAAGCTGCTGCTCGACAACCTCGACAACGACGAGTTCATGGACGTGGCGGTCGACGAGATCATCCGCTTCGTCAGCCCGGTGCTCACCTTCATCCGCACCGTCACCGAGGACCACACCTACCGCGGCACCGACCTCAAGAAGGGCGACCGCGTGTTGATGATCTATTCGTCGGCCAACCGCGACCCCGAGGCCATCTCCCATCCTGACGAGCTCGACCTGACCCGCCAGTCAGACCACCTGGCGTTCGGCATAGGCAAGCACTACTGCCTAGGCGCCAACCTGGCCCGCATGGAGGTCAAGACAGTCTTCCAGGAGCTGCTGAAGCGACTGCCCGACATCGAGGTGCCGGAGGGCATCGACGTGCCCCGCGGCGACTCGTCACTCGTGCTGGCACTACAGGAGATGCCCGCCGAGTTCACCAAGTGCCCGGTGGCGCACTGA
- a CDS encoding acyl-CoA/acyl-ACP dehydrogenase encodes MATVKLAVESSGGFGYTRSAGLEKLFRDLQTCMFHPLPRAKQLRFTARVAQGLEPAG; translated from the coding sequence ATGGCGACCGTGAAGCTCGCCGTGGAGTCGAGTGGTGGTTTCGGCTACACCCGCTCCGCCGGGCTCGAGAAGCTGTTCCGTGATCTGCAGACCTGCATGTTCCACCCGCTGCCGAGGGCGAAACAGCTTCGCTTCACCGCCCGCGTCGCCCAGGGCCTGGAACCGGCCGGCTGA
- a CDS encoding glycoside hydrolase family 5 protein — protein MTVDADGAFRDAHGRFVLLHGVNLVDKRPPYLPSPDEFGPADASLIRDLGFNIVRLGFIWAGLEPERGIIDATYVARLVELVDLLGDHGILVLLDSHQDVMNERWGGEGFPDWAVDDGGIPIATGLGDWSFNVAQPSLWHAWDAFWANEHGLVDRYVAAWQSVVAAVADRPNVLGYDLLNEPWPGSDFLSEGVDHQRMQPVYERLAVAIREIDTDGVVFWEPDLATHLGRGSRIGPLGDTNVAESFHVYCPLTLYGVFRVDGLHSPELCGAWSSHRLDLAARDRARVGGGWLMTEFGATALVADAALHAELADQHLVGWTWWNWKRLDDPTGEPDEALVPHDTGTLSLRSTALALERIYPRTVAGTPVSLHSDPMAPTGATSFELHFTADPAVSAPTEIWIPARLDPGDDGIVVEGGSFTRSPDGRRLLVEPLDPVPTELSVQIEAT, from the coding sequence GTGACGGTGGATGCCGACGGGGCCTTCCGCGACGCACACGGCCGATTCGTGCTGCTCCACGGCGTCAACCTCGTCGACAAGCGCCCTCCCTACCTGCCGTCACCCGATGAGTTCGGGCCCGCCGATGCCTCGCTGATCCGTGACCTGGGCTTCAACATCGTCCGCCTCGGGTTCATCTGGGCAGGACTCGAGCCCGAGCGGGGCATCATCGACGCGACGTACGTCGCAAGGCTGGTGGAACTGGTCGACCTGCTCGGCGACCACGGCATCCTGGTGCTGCTCGACAGCCACCAGGATGTGATGAACGAGCGCTGGGGCGGTGAGGGGTTTCCCGACTGGGCAGTCGACGACGGCGGCATCCCGATCGCGACCGGGCTGGGTGACTGGAGCTTCAACGTGGCCCAGCCATCGCTCTGGCACGCGTGGGACGCCTTCTGGGCCAACGAGCACGGGCTGGTCGACAGGTATGTGGCCGCGTGGCAGTCAGTTGTCGCGGCAGTGGCCGATCGCCCCAACGTGCTCGGCTATGACCTGCTCAACGAACCATGGCCGGGATCCGACTTCCTCAGCGAGGGAGTGGACCACCAGCGGATGCAGCCGGTCTACGAACGCCTCGCAGTCGCCATCCGGGAGATCGACACCGATGGGGTCGTGTTCTGGGAACCCGATCTGGCAACGCACCTCGGCCGCGGTTCGCGCATCGGTCCTCTGGGCGACACCAACGTGGCCGAGAGCTTCCACGTGTACTGCCCCTTGACGCTCTACGGCGTGTTCCGGGTCGACGGGCTCCACTCGCCCGAACTGTGTGGAGCATGGTCCTCACACCGCTTGGACCTCGCGGCACGCGACCGTGCGCGCGTCGGTGGCGGATGGCTGATGACCGAGTTCGGTGCCACCGCCCTCGTTGCAGATGCCGCGCTGCACGCGGAGCTGGCCGACCAGCACCTGGTCGGATGGACCTGGTGGAACTGGAAGCGCCTCGACGACCCAACCGGCGAGCCCGACGAGGCGCTCGTGCCCCACGACACAGGAACGCTGAGCCTGCGCTCGACCGCGTTGGCTCTGGAGAGGATCTACCCGCGTACCGTGGCCGGCACTCCCGTGTCGCTGCACAGCGACCCCATGGCCCCGACCGGTGCGACCTCGTTCGAGCTTCACTTCACTGCGGACCCGGCGGTGTCGGCGCCCACAGAGATCTGGATCCCTGCCCGCCTGGACCCGGGCGACGACGGCATCGTCGTCGAAGGCGGGTCATTCACACGCAGCCCCGACGGCCGTCGACTGCTCGTGGAACCGCTTGATCCGGTGCCGACCGAACTATCGGTTCAGATCGAAGCGACCTGA